In the genome of Xanthocytophaga agilis, one region contains:
- a CDS encoding anthranilate synthase component I family protein has product METRVYQTYSIKDITGFYSLQQFCTQALTWAESQDCFHYFTDNQLGSQYPHGGYRNMLVLGAKERIPLQKGQVFDDLEEYLQAGKKDWIIGYWGYDLKNEIEELQSHNSNPFTLPDAFFYIPDILIFFEDDTITIASFGNPDQILQTILSTPIAQNSGLNFKGDIQQRTSKEKYLYTVDQLKEHILDGDVYEINYCMEFFSQNAVLQPLQAYLALNTLSPMPFSVYGKIDTHYLLCASPERFLKKKETQLISMPIKGTIKRGASLEEDIVLKGLLHSSIKERAENMMIVDLVRNDLARSARSGSVVVEEMFGIYTFAALHQMISTVVAEIRPEMDTIEAIRNAFPMGSMTGAPKIKAMELIDKYEDLRRGLYSGAVGYFTPEGDFDFNVVIRSIQYDATQHYLSFSVGSAITYDAIPEQEYAECLLKAQAMYTVLTAR; this is encoded by the coding sequence ATGGAAACCAGAGTGTACCAGACATATTCTATTAAGGATATTACGGGATTTTATTCATTGCAACAATTTTGTACGCAGGCATTAACATGGGCAGAGTCACAGGATTGTTTTCACTATTTTACAGATAATCAACTTGGTAGCCAGTATCCACATGGTGGATACCGGAACATGCTTGTTTTGGGTGCAAAAGAGAGAATACCATTACAAAAAGGACAAGTTTTTGATGATCTGGAAGAGTATCTGCAAGCTGGAAAAAAGGACTGGATAATCGGTTACTGGGGATACGATCTTAAGAATGAGATAGAAGAACTGCAAAGTCATAATTCAAATCCTTTCACTCTGCCTGATGCATTTTTTTATATTCCTGATATACTAATTTTCTTTGAGGATGACACTATTACGATAGCTTCATTTGGTAACCCTGACCAAATTTTACAAACTATTTTGTCTACTCCGATAGCTCAAAATTCCGGATTGAATTTTAAAGGGGATATTCAGCAGCGGACCTCAAAGGAAAAGTACCTGTATACAGTAGACCAACTCAAAGAACATATTCTGGATGGAGATGTATATGAGATTAATTACTGTATGGAATTTTTTTCTCAGAATGCAGTCTTGCAACCTTTGCAAGCCTATCTGGCACTCAATACACTTTCTCCTATGCCTTTTTCTGTATATGGCAAAATAGATACACACTATCTGCTATGTGCTTCTCCTGAGCGGTTTTTAAAGAAAAAAGAGACTCAGCTTATCTCTATGCCTATCAAAGGGACAATCAAAAGAGGGGCTTCGTTGGAAGAAGATATTGTATTAAAAGGATTGCTACATTCGAGTATAAAAGAACGTGCTGAAAATATGATGATTGTTGATCTAGTGCGTAATGACCTGGCTCGAAGTGCACGTTCAGGATCAGTAGTAGTAGAGGAAATGTTTGGAATCTATACATTTGCAGCCTTACACCAGATGATTTCAACTGTAGTGGCAGAAATTCGTCCGGAAATGGATACTATAGAGGCCATTCGGAATGCCTTCCCTATGGGTAGTATGACAGGAGCCCCTAAGATAAAAGCAATGGAGTTAATTGATAAGTATGAGGATCTGAGACGGGGGCTATACTCTGGAGCAGTAGGGTATTTTACACCTGAAGGTGATTTTGATTTCAATGTGGTGATCCGAAGCATCCAATATGATGCAACACAACACTATTTATCTTTCTCTGTAGGGAGTGCAATTACCTATGATGCGATACCCGAACAGGAGTATGCAGAGTGTTTGTTAAAGGCACAAGCTATGTATACAGTACTTACTGCCAGATAA
- a CDS encoding PQQ-dependent sugar dehydrogenase: MLKPIILASTLLALASCGHNAAESVKTPQEDSTKTDSVVAPVETKAPNTDYKPAFTGQTRIEGRVTRTPYEGKVLSSDLKNPWGITTLPDGRFLITEKAGTMRIATSAGVVSQPITGLPKVNPDGQGGLLGVRVDPDFAQNRMVYWVFSEPLPEGNLTAVAKGKLSADETKIEGATVIYRATPAYKGTLHYGGRILFDKDNNIVISTGERSDLQTRPQAQQLNSGLGKIIRITKEGKPVTGNPFASTAGARPELYSYGHRNVQGLAFHPETGDLWETEFGPRGGDEVNRVEAGKNYGWPTITYGIEYSGSKIGDAIQQKEGLEQPVYYWDPVVSPSGITFYSGTAIPEWKNNLFISALSGMHIVRLVIENNKVVGEERLLADQNQRFRDIMEGKDGALYAVTDQGRLYQIAKK, encoded by the coding sequence ATGCTTAAACCCATTATACTGGCAAGCACATTACTTGCCCTAGCCTCGTGTGGACACAATGCAGCAGAAAGTGTGAAAACACCACAAGAAGATAGCACGAAAACCGATAGTGTAGTTGCTCCGGTGGAAACCAAAGCTCCCAACACAGACTATAAACCAGCCTTTACAGGTCAGACCCGTATAGAAGGCCGGGTAACCAGAACTCCTTATGAAGGAAAGGTTTTGAGTAGTGATCTTAAGAATCCCTGGGGGATAACTACTCTTCCGGATGGAAGATTCCTGATCACTGAAAAAGCTGGAACGATGCGTATCGCAACCAGTGCAGGTGTAGTGAGTCAGCCTATTACCGGACTTCCCAAGGTTAATCCTGATGGACAAGGCGGATTGCTTGGAGTTAGGGTCGATCCGGACTTTGCGCAGAACCGAATGGTTTACTGGGTCTTTTCAGAACCTCTTCCGGAAGGCAATCTAACAGCTGTAGCAAAAGGCAAATTATCTGCCGATGAAACAAAAATAGAAGGTGCTACAGTTATTTATCGTGCTACACCTGCCTATAAAGGAACCTTGCACTATGGTGGCAGAATTCTGTTTGACAAAGACAATAACATAGTAATCAGTACAGGTGAACGTTCAGATCTGCAAACCCGACCTCAGGCACAACAACTGAATTCGGGATTGGGTAAGATTATCCGAATAACCAAAGAAGGAAAACCTGTGACTGGCAATCCATTTGCGAGTACAGCGGGAGCCCGTCCGGAACTTTATTCGTATGGACACCGCAATGTACAGGGTCTGGCATTTCATCCAGAAACCGGTGACTTATGGGAAACAGAATTTGGTCCGAGAGGTGGTGATGAAGTTAACCGGGTTGAGGCGGGTAAAAACTATGGCTGGCCTACTATTACCTATGGTATTGAATACAGCGGCTCTAAGATAGGTGATGCTATTCAACAGAAAGAAGGTTTGGAACAACCTGTCTATTACTGGGACCCGGTAGTTTCGCCAAGTGGTATTACTTTCTATAGTGGCACAGCCATTCCCGAATGGAAAAATAATCTTTTCATCAGTGCGCTTAGTGGAATGCACATTGTCAGACTGGTCATTGAAAACAATAAGGTAGTGGGCGAAGAAAGACTATTGGCAGATCAGAATCAGCGTTTCCGTGATATTATGGAAGGAAAAGATGGCGCACTCTATGCAGTTACAGATCAGGGAAGACTGTATCAGATTGCCAAGAAGTAA
- a CDS encoding DUF4878 domain-containing protein produces MLQKQIFTLAVLCLSVWGMTACRTSKEEQAIKTIDDFFGSIEDNDFEKAKEMSTEDSKPILVQVEKEAKDYRKDVKPEKVEVEVLDKKIVDDKEALVTVNIKVGPRVKKEKIKLVLVNEKWLIVVKKPQVQVVRYVVFYDQYDVIVLPKIRIIKPTIVIEEDDDHHHHHHKHKHKHHPHGHAYGHDKHHH; encoded by the coding sequence ATGCTTCAAAAACAGATTTTTACATTGGCAGTGTTGTGCCTATCGGTATGGGGAATGACCGCCTGCCGAACCAGTAAAGAAGAACAAGCAATTAAAACCATTGATGACTTTTTCGGATCTATTGAAGATAATGATTTCGAGAAAGCGAAAGAAATGTCTACAGAAGACAGTAAGCCCATACTGGTTCAAGTAGAAAAAGAGGCCAAAGATTATCGCAAAGATGTGAAGCCTGAAAAGGTAGAAGTAGAAGTACTGGATAAGAAAATAGTAGATGATAAGGAAGCATTGGTGACTGTAAACATCAAAGTAGGTCCTAGAGTCAAAAAAGAAAAAATAAAGCTGGTACTGGTTAACGAAAAATGGCTTATTGTAGTAAAAAAGCCTCAGGTACAGGTAGTACGGTATGTTGTGTTTTATGATCAGTATGATGTGATTGTACTGCCTAAAATTCGCATCATCAAACCAACTATTGTTATTGAGGAAGATGATGATCATCATCATCATCACCACAAACACAAGCATAAACACCACCCACATGGTCATGCATATGGACATGACAAACATCATCATTAA
- a CDS encoding bifunctional 3,4-dihydroxy-2-butanone-4-phosphate synthase/GTP cyclohydrolase II — MNTIPTSANGDIQLDTIEEAIEAIRRGEVIIVVDDEDRENEGDLICAAEKITPEIVNFMIKEARGLMCAPLTQERCTELGLEMMVGRNTAVHSTPFTVSVDLLGHGCTTGISASDRAKTIQALVDPTIKPEELGRPGHIFPLRAMPGGVLRRSGHTEAAVDFARLAGLQPAGVLIEILNEDGTMARLPQLRIMADKFKLKLVSIKDLIEYRLAKESLIKREIGVDMPTDYGHFDLIAYRQENTGDLHMALVKGHWEKDEPVLVRVHSSCVTGDIFGSCRCDCGGQLHRAMAMVEKEGKGVVLYMNQEGRGIGLLNKLKAYKLQESGRDTVQANLELGFKMDERDYGVGAQILRDLGITKIRLISNNPKKRAALIGYGLEIVERVPIEIEPNPHNERYLETKRDKMGHEILQNGLSL; from the coding sequence ATGAATACTATACCCACATCAGCAAACGGTGATATACAACTAGATACCATCGAAGAAGCTATTGAAGCCATCAGAAGAGGAGAGGTCATTATCGTTGTGGATGATGAAGATCGGGAAAATGAAGGAGATTTGATTTGTGCAGCTGAAAAGATAACGCCAGAGATTGTAAACTTTATGATTAAGGAGGCTCGTGGTTTGATGTGTGCGCCTCTGACCCAGGAACGTTGTACGGAACTGGGGCTGGAAATGATGGTTGGACGTAATACAGCCGTGCATAGCACTCCATTTACAGTTTCAGTTGATTTACTGGGACATGGTTGTACTACAGGGATATCTGCCAGTGACCGTGCCAAAACTATTCAGGCTTTGGTTGATCCAACCATTAAACCTGAAGAACTGGGACGTCCGGGGCATATCTTTCCGTTGAGAGCTATGCCTGGTGGAGTACTGCGTAGATCCGGACATACAGAAGCCGCCGTGGATTTTGCCCGCCTGGCAGGATTACAGCCTGCAGGTGTGTTGATTGAGATCCTGAATGAAGATGGTACTATGGCCCGTTTGCCTCAGCTTCGTATAATGGCTGATAAGTTTAAATTGAAGCTGGTTTCCATTAAAGATCTGATCGAATATCGACTGGCAAAGGAAAGCCTGATTAAGCGGGAGATTGGAGTAGATATGCCTACCGATTATGGTCATTTCGATCTGATTGCCTATCGTCAGGAAAATACCGGAGACTTGCATATGGCATTGGTAAAAGGACATTGGGAAAAAGATGAACCTGTACTGGTGCGTGTGCATTCATCTTGTGTGACAGGAGATATCTTTGGGTCGTGCCGATGTGATTGTGGTGGTCAGTTGCACAGAGCTATGGCTATGGTGGAAAAAGAAGGAAAAGGAGTCGTATTGTATATGAATCAGGAGGGGAGAGGAATTGGATTACTGAATAAACTGAAGGCTTATAAACTTCAGGAATCAGGTCGGGATACAGTACAAGCCAATCTGGAACTAGGCTTCAAAATGGATGAACGCGACTATGGTGTAGGGGCTCAGATTTTGCGAGATCTGGGGATTACAAAAATCCGTCTGATCTCCAACAACCCTAAAAAACGGGCTGCTCTGATTGGATATGGTTTGGAAATCGTAGAAAGAGTCCCTATTGAGATTGAACCAAACCCACACAATGAAAGATACCTGGAAACGAAACGGGATAAAATGGGACACGAGATCCTGCAAAATGGTCTTTCATTATAA